Proteins encoded together in one Penicillium digitatum chromosome 1, complete sequence window:
- a CDS encoding 3-beta-hydroxysteroid-Delta(8),Delta(7)-isomerase — protein sequence MPPPATPQRPSNRGATTKPTKPLDIGEPLGAHDTNTVRSRVRKWQQQGGGVVTIDDPYADDEENNAKPKPIPAKIKIEKLEKLEKLEKVEKPNKGNLPTTRNRSHSTPRKRVVSDEHWKRTRNRASTQSSSRNLPAPKRIAEYTINEGPTSSRGKHDDNGDEDGKVRDLPRPQAKRGTVTGSKSPVQDIKSAGARQNIDVITESDNETDHPKSVEPSELSDRLKTHSPPPEDLWAASEADFSELSRRRKRGPAKPPKGGIFAHMIDESRKMFGIHEPEPPRPIPTPTAGRGAKIEAWLSDTPDPFLDEAGSKVDIPAPLDLKSGRARRSQKLADGDLQPGTESETSTISECPKSSDRPKCAASEQSKENDRSSSIEKTPKAQDGEITLESKRHSIDMTPKSSVKSKDDDLAQEMPCEDILAPSEPDLQPLSDSGSEVSGHNAPVPLGPHKTFPTTGYHRLSTIASTDTLGTTLTDGTEHVLQSTSTENSQSKLVEEAEEAEKDDQFDPDSLPVVSSQLKRRLTTHNDLMSVLSVPASRSRSTRSNRSIRTNKSRLAHATVDDLLYELSGDETKYMRELKTLVGGVIPVLLTCVLSRSDSAIAAGLFQPSLDPEDDVNFSKPIVDMGVAIERLKNLHKRIPQDNADALLTWAQSAQRVYREYLNAWRLGFKDVIVNLAPLEEDEVTNDADTKSLDEGLERDENGDIVDSDGEKVDVAYLLKRPLVRLKYLAKSFKGINMLQPSPKAEETAATYQSLVIDARKRVRDERARLEDDSAASIDPTRTRDPMTLGVLRGIGIDQTRHVRARDFFNLSLYHSSGQLVDCRAELLYRDNPSCKGPGGDLLICEIDHSDRWLLFPPMDLRCVSARRGETKHEIVVMLRSAPGDEMKYWQELLSLRIDEEEVGAEWISLLGSDPIPPQICRSQSFISRAKQNNSRKHSANSSPPRPHPNDIDIPIGEKATGKRRSWTPKEHSSEPRTVSSATDARSSLSSTATRETDCTTGGSELSIKPARPELPLLSPSGSEKTSTGLKRSKAKRLSRYGESSASETASQKTTVSDKSPEHSRPAFASSQPPSTPTGGRFYGETERSLATGSSREKSRSKIPQPQKTPVREPEPESPRVSSVPSATLPLIPKIRTPSSQTHLLKSTSIGPEDEEDYPPLECLPKQETLETPTRTRRKKSRRRPKDGDSPPPPPPHRSPSPANGKRSNPPVLTPSGSGLKRRGSSPLKHEYEPSTASDYSETDSDASTVRHYPCSSSGSSRSGGLSDSEEDYSSVSEDEEFVYPKPRTSDTLSDTSSLSPSNSVSQSGYRTVPLQPTKTNKAIASAFAWSNKGNWEPLLPDECNIVVSPGLIEAFAMGSEPDEHFDPMSSRPLISLELTPLVPIRRGTAIDISIRSPPTERSTISSSNNIMFRSRNPDECDALYSLINQSRINNPTYIALQNARGPFNHHVSNFEPAPKSGGGPFGWPRRRKSYRASGSPRSLGEASESSVGTMSSAFSALKRLGASSRMFNISRSTIESRTGREGSIHSGSGDSGNDPSPNSGIGHIAASIKGADGIGLSNAKVRLYARESASKWRDMGAARMTIMPAPPNNLSRPGTGVSGRSDSNSPHGDNSDTASGTSPPGSGSASPRGATSAEKRIVIRGKTRGETLLDVCLGESAFERIARTGIAVSIREENEDASIAKKGGVATGSGKIFMIQMKSEAEAAYTFGLVGKLRY from the coding sequence ATGCCACCTCCTGCGACACCACAACGTCCCTCCAATCGTGGAGCAACTACCAAACCCACAAAACCGCTGGACATCGGAGAACCGCTGGGGGCGCACGATACGAATACGGTGCGTTCTAGAGTGCGAAAATGGCAGCAACAAGGCGGCGGGGTGGTGACGATAGACGATCCCTATGCCGATGATGAGGAAAATAATGCGAAGCCAAAACCAATACctgccaagatcaagatagAGAAGCTAGAGAAGCTGGAGAAGCTGGAGAAGGTAGAGAAGCCGAACAAGGGCAATCTCCCGACCACAAGAAATCGCAGCCACAGCACGCCGCGCAAACGTGTCGTGAGTGACGAGCATTGGAAACGAACCCGAAATCGGGCCTCAACCCAGTCCTCGTCGCGCAATCTACCCGCTCCTAAGCGCATAGCCGAATATACCATAAATGAAGGGCCCACGTCCTCACGGGGGAAACATGACGATAACGGAGATGAAGATGGGAAAGTTCGTGATCTCCCTCGACCTCAGGCAAAACGTGGCACCGTGACAGGGTCTAAATCTCCTGTCCAAGACATCAAGTCCGCGGGTGCACGACAGAATATCGACGTCATCACGGAGAGCGACAATGAGACGGACCATCCCAAATCAGTCGAACCTTCAGAGCTCTCGGATAGACTAAAGACGCACTCGCCTCCCCCAGAAGATTTATGGGCAGCAAGCGAAGCGGATTTCTCTGAGCTATCAAGGAGACGCAAGCGCGGCCCAGCGAAGCCTCCCAAGGGTGGTATATTCGCACACATGATCGACGAGTCCAGGAAAATGTTTGGGATCCACGAACCCGAACCCCCAAGACCTATACCCACACCGACTGCGGGCCGGGGTGCCAAAATCGAGGCATGGCTTTCTGACACACCGGATCCTTTTCTGGATGAAGCCGGATCTAAAGTTGATATCCCCGCTCCTCTCGATCTGAAATCGGGGCGAGCAAGACGATCTCAAAAACTTGCAGATGGAGACCTACAACCTGGTACCGAGTCTGAAACATCAACGATCAGCGAGTGCCCGAAGAGCTCCGATCGTCCAAAGTGCGCTGCGAGTGAGCAATCCAAAGAAAATGACCGTTCCTCGTCAATCGAAAAAACACCAAAGGCACAAGATGGCGAGATAACCTTGGAGTCAAAGCGACATAGTATAGATATGACCCCTAAGTCATCTGTCAAGAGCAAAGACGACGATCTTGCCCAAGAGATGCCTTGTGAGGATATTCTCGCACCTTCAGAGCCCGATTTACAGCCGTTGTCCGACAGCGGCTCTGAAGTATCGGGACACAATGCACCTGTACCACTTGGCCCTCACAAGACATTCCCAACCACCGGTTACCACCGTTTATCAACAATTGCCTCGACGGACACCCTGGGTACCACCCTGACAGATGGAACCGAGCACGTGCTGCAGTCTACCTCCACCGAAAATAGTCAATCGAAACTTGTCGAGGAGgcagaagaagcagaaaaagaTGATCAGTTTGATCCAGACTCGCTGCCGGTGGTATCCTCGCAATTGAAAAGACGGCTTACTACTCACAATGACCTAATGTCTGTGCTATCTGTTCCGGCTTCGCGGAGCAGAAGCACCCGGTCGAATCGGAGTATTCGCACTAACAAAAGTCGCCTGGCCCACGCCACAGTTGATGATCTGCTCTATGAGCTGTCGGGTGACGAGACCAAGTATATGCGCGAGCTGAAGACGCTAGTCGGAGGTGTGATTCCGGTCCTCTTGACTTGCGTGCTGTCCCGCTCTGATTCGGCCATTGCAGCAGGCCTGTTTCAGCCGTCTTTGGACCCTGAAGATGATGTGAACTTCTCAAAGCCGATTGTCGATATGGGAGTAGCGATCGAGCGCCTTAAGAACTTGCACAAGCGAATCCCACAGGACAATGCGGATGCATTGCTTACATGGGCGCAAAGTGCTCAGAGAGTCTACCGCGAGTACCTGAACGCGTGGCGCCTTGGATTCAAGGATGTCATTGTCAACCTAGCTCCtctggaagaagatgaagtcACGAACGATGCTGACACGAAGAGCCTGGATGAAGGCTTAGAGAGGGACGAAAACGGTGACATTGTAGACAGTGACGGGGAAAAGGTCGATGTGGCCTATCTCTTGAAGCGACCGTTAGTACGTCTCAAATACCTGGCAAAGAGTTTCAAAGGGATAAATATGCTACAGCCGTCCCCAAAGGCCGAAGAAACCGCTGCCACGTATCAAAGTCTTGTGATCGATGCCCGGAAACGCGTTCGAGATGAAAGAGCAAGGTTGGAAGATGACTCTGCTGCTAGCATCGACCCAACACGCACAAGAGACCCGATGACCTTAGGTGTCCTTCGTGGGATTGGCATTGATCAGACTCGCCATGTTCGTGCTCGTGATTTCTTTAATCTATCGTTGTATCACTCAAGTGGCCAACTTGTGGATTGTCGAGCCGAGCTTTTGTATCGAGACAACCCCTCTTGCAAAGGGCCTGGAGGTGACCTTTTGATTTGTGAAATTGACCACTCGGATCGCTGGCTTTTATTCCCTCCCATGGACCTAAGATGTGTTTCAGCCCGCAGGGGAGAAACAAAACATGAGATCGTGGTCATGCTACGCAGCGCTCCCGGGGATGAAATGAAGTACTGGCAAGAATTACTCTCGCTCCGcattgacgaagaagaagttggGGCTGAGTGGATCTCATTGCTAGGATCTGACCCTATCCCGCCACAAATTTGTCGAAGCCAAAGCTTCATAAGCCGAGCCAAGCAGAACAATTCTCGCAAGCACTCTGCCAATAGTTCTCCACCTAGGCCACACCCAAATGACATCGACATCCCCATCGGCGAGAAGGCAACAGGGAAACGACGCTCATGGACCCCCAAAGAGCACTCGTCTGAGCCAAGGACGGTGAGCTCTGCTACCGATGCCAGGAGCTCTTTGTCCTCGACTGCCACTCGGGAGACGGATTGCACTACTGGAGGATCGGAGCTTTCTATAAAGCCCGCCCGCCCTGAGCTACCTCTTCTTTCGCCAAGTGGCTCGGAAAAGACTTCCACCGGGCTCAAACGATCCAAGGCTAAGAGACTCTCTCGCTATGGGGAAAGCTCAGCTTCTGAGACGGCCTCTCAGAAAACCACTGTATCTGATAAATCACCTGAGCATAGCAGGCCTGCATTCGCCTCTTCTCAACCCCCAAGTACGCCAACGGGTGGTAGATTCTATGGCGAAACGGAGCGATCCCTGGCCACGGGATCATCGAGAGAAAAATCTCGTTCGAAGATTCCTCAACCTCAGAAGACGCCTGTTAGAGAACCCGAGCCGGAATCTCCTAGGGTTTCATCTGTGCCCTCAGCAACTCTCCCACTGATTCCCAAAATCCGAACTCCTAGTAGCCAAACTCACCTCTTGAAATCGACAAGCATCGGCCccgaagacgaggaagactATCCTCCACTTGAATGTTTGCCCAAGCAAGAAACACTTGAGACGCCAACAAGAACTAGGAGAAAGAAGTCTCGAAGACGGCCAAAGGATGGTGACAgccctccccctccaccgcCTCATCGCTCGCCTAGTCCTGCCAATGGCAAGCGCTCAAATCCTCCAGTTCTCACTCCTAGTGGTAGTGGACTCAAGCGACGTGGCTCTTCTCCCCTGAAACACGAATATGAACCATCTACAGCTTCGGATTACTCAGAGACCGACTCAGACGCGTCAACAGTGCGCCACTATCCTTGCTCATCATCTGGATCCTCACGATCTGGTGGCCTTTCTGACTCAGAGGAGGACTACTCCTCGGTATCTGAGGATGAAGAATTTGTTTATCCCAAGCCAAGGACTTCTGACACGCTTTCTGACACTAGTTCTCTCTCGCCTTCGAACTCTGTGTCGCAAAGTGGATACCGTACTGTGCCTCTGCAGCCTACCAAGACCAACAAAGCCATTGCGTCTGCCTTTGCATGGTCCAACAAAGGCAACTGGGAGCCTTTGCTTCCTGACGAATGTAACATCGTCGTTAGTCCAGGTCTGATCGAGGCCTTTGCGATGGGCTCTGAACCTGATGAGCACTTCGATCCCATGTCATCAAGGCCACTCATCTCTCTTGAATTGACACCTCTTGTTCCTATTCGCCGAGGAACCGCCATCGATATCAGTATTCGCTCTCCTCCCACCGAGCGATCCACGATTTCATCTAGCAACAACATCATGTTCCGGTCACGCAACCCTGATGAATGCGACGCCCTATATAGTTTGATCAATCAATCGAGAATCAACAACCCAACATATATCGCGCTCCAAAACGCCCGCGGTCCGTTCAATCATCATGTCTCTAACTTCGAGCCTGCCCCGAAATCCGGCGGAGGCCCGTTTGGCTGGCCCCGCCGCAGAAAGAGCTATCGCGCATCGGGCTCCCCGCGCTCTTTAGGCGAAGCATCTGAAAGCAGCGTGGGAACCATGAGCAGCGCCTTCTCTGCCCTCAAACGCCTCGGTGCTAGCAGCAGAATGTTCAACATTTCTCGCTCCACCATCGAATCCCGCACCGGCCGCGAAGGAAGCATCCACTCCGGCTCTGGTGATTCCGGAAACGACCCATCCCCCAACTCGGGCATAGGCCACATCGCCGCATCAATCAAAGGAGCCGACGGCATCGGTCTCTCAAACGCCAAGGTCCGCCTGTACGCTCGTGAATCCGCTTCCAAGTGGCGCGACATGGGCGCCGCCCGTATGACCATCATGCCCGCACCACCCAATAACCTCTCCCGCCCGGGTACTGGCGTCAGCGGCCGCAGTGACAGCAATTCCCCGCATGGTGACAATTCTGACACTGCAAGTGGGACTTCGCCTCCCGGATCAGGCTCGGCTTCCCCGCGCGGCGCCACCTCGGCTGAGAAGCGCATCGTCATCCGCGGTAAGACACGTGGCGAGACTCTCCTCGATGTCTGTCTGGGCGAGAGCGCCTTTGAACGCATTGCTCGTACGGGTATTGCGGTGTCCATTCGTGAGGAGAATGAAGACGCTTCCATCGCGAAGAAGGGTGGTGTTGCTACTGGCTCTGGCAAGATATTTATGATTCAAATGAAAAGCGAGGCCGAGGCGGCTTATACCTTTGGACTTGTTGGTAAGCTCAGGTATTAA
- a CDS encoding Emopamil-binding: MPSPPSHPYYPLDANVVGYEPNQTPVLELLISAGGACTILLGATFALASYVKPALRMTDRIAILWFVLSGALHCFFEGYFMFHHSHMASAQDLFGQLWKEYALSDSRYMTSDTLVLCMETMTVLLWGPLCFVVAYLTATRHSLRHSIQVIVCMSHLYGDMLYYATSLFDKYVHGRPYSRPEPYYFWLYYFLMNFIWIVVPAYYLYHSISTISAALKRQAEEDKTK; this comes from the exons ATGCCCAGTCCTCCATCCCATCCATATTACCCTCTCGATGCCAACGTTGTGGGCTATGAGCCCAACCAGACCCCAGTGTTGGAGCTTCTCATCTCTGCTGGTGGGGCGTGTACTATTCTTCTCGGTGCGACTTTCGCGTTGGCCAGCTATGTGAAACCGGCACTGCGTATGACGGATCGAATCGCCATCCTGTGGTTTGTACTCT CTGGAGCTCTGCACTGCTTCTTCGAGGGTTACTTTATGTTCCACCATAGCCACATGGCCTCTGCCCAAGATCTTTTTGGTCAACTATGGAAAGAATACGCTCTCTCAGATTCCCGGTATATGACCTCTGACACGTTGGTGCTATGTATGGAGACCATGACCGTG CTTCTGTGGGGACCATTGTGCTTTGTTGTTGCATACTTGACCGCAACCAGGCATTCTCTGCGCCACTCGATCCAGGTCATTGTGTGCATGAGCCATCTGTACGGCGACATGTTATATTATGCGACCAGTTTGTTTGACAAGTATGTCCATGGCCGACCATATTCCCGACCGGAGCCGTATTATTTTTGGCTGTATTATTTCTTGATGAACTTCATCTGGATCGTTGTGCCAGCCT aCTATCTCTACCACAGTATCTCCACCATCTCGGCTGCACTCAAGCGCCAGGCAGAAGAAGACAAGACTAAGTAA